One Micropterus dolomieu isolate WLL.071019.BEF.003 ecotype Adirondacks linkage group LG23, ASM2129224v1, whole genome shotgun sequence DNA window includes the following coding sequences:
- the LOC123963892 gene encoding heat shock protein beta-11-like: protein MLCPSVFQPSPVTMRPFLDLHWPVRSLWPETRPLFFQLEQEMMRHMQEMRQSMEYMERLHQRIFEEIDQTSSYTGVFKPIAFQEEPGRDGASFALSLDTKEFSPQELSVKQVGRKLRVSGRTEKKTEDEKGCSSYRCQEFRQEFDLPDGVAPGAVTCSLVGGRLHIQAPRERPATDGKERVVPISVTSAPALTSSSGGGPEGSSSSSESSPAEKN from the coding sequence ATGTTGTGTCCCAGCGTTTTCCAGCCGTCCCCCGTCACCATGAGGCCTTTCCTGGACCTGCACTGGCCCGTCCGCAGCCTGTGGCCCGAGACCCGGCCGCTCTTCTTccagctggagcaggagatgaTGCGCCACATGCAGGAGATGAGGCAGAGCATGGAGTACATGGAGCGGCTGCACCAGAGGATCTTCGAGGAGATCGACCAGACCTCGTCCTACACGGGGGTCTTCAAGCCCATCGCCTTCCAGGAGGAGCCGGGCAGGGACGGCGCCAGCTTCGCCCTCAGCCTGGACACCAAGGAGTTCTCACCGCAGGAGCTGTCGGTCAAACAAGTGGGCCGGAAACTGCGGGTGAGCGGCAGGACGGAGAAGAAGACGGAGGACGAGAAGGGCTGCTCCTCCTACAGGTGTCAGGAGTTCCGGCAGGAGTTCGACCTGCCGGACGGCGTCGCCCCCGGGGCCGTCACCTGCTCGCTGGTGGGCGGCCGGCTGCACATCCAGGCGCCGCGGGAGAGACCGGCGACTGACGGGAAGGAGAGAGTCGTCCCCATCAGCGTCACCTCGGCCCCggccctcacctcctcctccggCGGGGGGCCGGAgggcagctcctcctcctcagagaGCAGCCCTGCTGAGAAAAACTGA
- the entr1 gene encoding endosome-associated-trafficking regulator 1 has product MQQLKEENVLLRRTIRELQKNSEVSERRVLELSEELLQRRRQEEREAQDLENMVHSVEQNLHLMTKRAVKAENSVSKLKVELQQLQVEVDSLRSENASLKAAESEVVMTMKHNAQMASEYLNKTASHAHSSIRSVPE; this is encoded by the exons ATGCAACAG TTGAAGGAGGAGAACGTGTTGCTGAGGAGAACCATCAGGGAGCTGCAGAAGAACTCAGAGGTCAGCGAACGCAG GGTGCTGGAGCTGTCGGAGGAGCTGCTCCAGAGGAGGCGtcaggaggagagggaggctcAGGATTTGGAGAACATGGTTCACTCTGTGGAGCAGAACCTCCACCTGATGACG AAGCGAGCAGTGAAAGCAGAGAACAGTGTTTCCAAACTGAaggtggagctgcagcagctgcag gtggAGGTCGACTCTCTGCGGTCGGAGAACGCCAGTCTGAAGGCAGCAGAGTCTGAAGTCGTTATGACGATGAAACACAACGCTCAGATGGCGTCTGAGTACCTGAACAAGACAGCAAGCCACGCCCACTCCTCCATACGGTCAGTACCTGAGTGA
- the LOC123963880 gene encoding early growth response protein 1-like: protein MAATKAELLLSALQLSDPLAGLPQPLSPLDGYSKLEELQMLLQNAAAGGSLLAASAAEAAGLLSAEPGEYGDCLSELPDLQSLPPLTPRLPPLAYSGRFTFEPAASGGGGGLWAEPLLSLFTGLVSMAAPASSSVTSSVASQPSFSSVQISCGDVTSVFSATPTYTTAAGSDLTVAPADPQPAFQPQGPPPAYPASRLGLQPSSLVVPMLPDYLLPQQQDGELGLTQDQKPVMSQSLNSSQPPLTPLSTIKAFSSQIQAQPQGSASGPAFQALLTKSCRNRKSPAGRQCKTPPHERPYACPADGCDRRFSRSDELTRHVRVHTGQKPFQCRICMRSFSRSDHLTTHIRTHTGEKPFACAECGRKFARSDERKRHGKIHQRQRDRRTDSSSSSSSSAPIAISTPPAYCSPPTSCSSSPAHSSSSSSSSFSSFSSLSMQAASPCFTSSLSHVYTSSPSPHFYSSSCSSPMGSPQSELASPHSANIC, encoded by the exons ATGGCAGCGACCAAAGCGGAACTGCTCCTGTCCGCCCTGCAGCTCTCCGACCCTCTGGCCGGCCTCCCGCAGCCTCTCTCCCCGCTGGACGGGTACTCGAagctggaggagctgcagaTGCTGCTGCAGAACGCCGCGGCCGGAGGTTCGCTGCTGGCCGCGTCTGCGGCGGAGGCGGCCGGGCTGCTGAGCGCGGAGCCCGGAGAGTACGGAG ATTGTCTGTCGGAGCTCCCGGACCTGCAGAGTctccctcccctcacccccCGCCTCCCCCCTCTGGCCTACAGCGGCCGCTTCACCTTCGAGCCGGCGGCCTCCGGCGGTGGCGGTGGCTTGTGGGCGGAGCCTCTCCTCAGCCTGTTCACGGGGTTGGTCAGCATGGCGGCCCCGGCATcctcatcagtgacatcatcagtgGCGTCCCAGCCGAGCTTCAGCTCCGTCCAGATCAGCTGCGGCGACGTCACCTCAGTCTTCTCTGCGACGCCGACGTACACCACCGCCGCTGGCTCCGACCTCACTGTCGCCCCCGCCGACCCCCAGCCTGCCTTCCAGCCTCAGGGCCCCCCACCCGCCTACCCCGCCTCCAGACTCGGCCTCCAGCCGTCCTCCCTGGTGGTGCCGATGCTCCCAGACTACCTCCTGCCGCAGCAGCAGGACGGCGAGCTGGGCCTGACCCAGGACCAGAAGCCGGTGATGTCACAGAGCCTGAACTCGTCGCAGCCTCCGCTCACGCCGCTCTCCACCATCAAAGCCTTCTCCTCGCAGATCCAGGCACAGCCTCAGGGCTCCGCCTCTGGCCCCGCCTTCCAGGCCCTGCTCACCAAATCTTGCCGGAACAGGAAGTCTCCCGCGGGCCGGCAGTGCAAGACGCCGCCGCACGAGCGCCCGTACGCCTGCCCCGCTGACGGCTGTGACCGCCGTTTCTCCCGCTCAGACGAGCTGACGCGCCACGTGCGCGTGCACACGGGCCAGAAGCCGTTCCAGTGCCGCATCTGCATGCGGAGCTTCAGCCGCAGCGACCACCTGACCACGCACATCCGCACGCACACCGGCGAGAAGCCGTTCGCCTGCGCCGAGTGCGGGCGCAAGTTCGCTCGCAGCGATGAACGAAAGAGGCACGGCAAGATCCACCAGAGGCAGCGGGACCGCAGGACCgacagctcctcctcctcctcctcctctgctcccatCGCCATCAGCACGCCACCCGCCTACTGCTCCCCCCCCACTTCCTGCTCTTCCTCCCCCGCTCacagctcctcctcttcctcctcctccttctcctccttctcctccctcagCATGCAGGCCGCCTCCCCCTGCTTCACCTCGTCACTGTCGCACGTCTACACCTCCTCGCCGTCCCCCCACTtctactcctcctcctgctcctcgcCGATGGGGAGTCCTCAGTCGGAGCTCGCCTCCCCGCACAGCGCCAACAtctgctga